The DNA sequence ACCAATCCATGTCCTACTTGCCATGATGCGTCAGGAATCATCCTTTAAACATAATGCTAAAACTCCTAGAAAATATATCCTAGGCTTTATCCCCTGGGGTCGGCAATCTACGGCCTATGGATATGCTCAAGTAAAAGACATGACTTGGGATTGGTATCAACAGCGTACAGGAAGAAAGAGTGCGGATCGTGATGATTTTTACGATGCTGTACGATTTATGGGATGGTATTCGACTGTAAGTCAGCGAACCTTAGGTATTTCTAAATGGGACGCTTATAATCAGTATTTAGCCTACCATGAAGGCCATGGGGGATGGAAAAGAAAATCATTTAATAAAAAACCATGGCTTCTTAAAGTCGCACGTAAAGTTGAAGGCTATGCCCAGACATATGCTGTACAACTTAAGGGGTGTGAAGATGACTTGGATAGTGGGTGGTGGCCATTCTAAGGAAAAAAAAGGACTGATGAATCAGCCCTTTTAAAAAAATTAAATCAAGTTTTCTGACCCTTTCGTCGTTCCAAAATTTTCTTAACTTTTTTTGCTTCATAGCTGCTGTTAACTTTCTCAGCTGCACGAGAAAGCGCTTGGTTGATTTTGTCATTCCGAGGGGCTTTGGAGGCGATCGCGGCCAGTGTCCGAGACAATTCAGAATCGCTCTTCATTTGATCAAGAGCTTCAATCATTAGAAGCCAGGATGTTGATGTCATGCCCCCAGAGTTAATGATGGCCATACACGCTTGTCTGAATTCATAATCACTATTGAGAGTTTCTAAGAGGACGATTGCCTTTTCAGTTGCGCGGTCAGATTTATCTTTACGGTCGGCAATCGCCTCGATGATATGCCGCATTTCGTAATCGCTGCTGACTTTATCAATGGTCATATCTAGAAGGCGAAGTAAGTTTTTATCGCTAATTTTTTTCTGGTTTAGTGCGCTCATGAAAAGCTGTCTCATTTCATAGTCACTTTCAATGGTTTCCATCAGTTCAATGAGAATGGCAAAGCTATTATCATCTAGTGCCTTCTTTGTGACGAGCGGCGTTATCATCTGACGCATCTCATAGTCGCTTTCAATTTTCTTAGCGGCTTTTAGGACATCTGGTAAACTGCCTTTTGGAAGGTCATAGTTGGTTAAAAGCATGCCGAAAGTTTGACGCATTTCGTAATCGCTCTCAATTTTCGATAAGACTTTAATGAGACCTCTTACGTCCTTTGATTTTAACTTTCTCGCCTCGAGAAGGGCTCTGGTATATTTTCTCAAAGCATAGTCAGTTATTTGTTCCATTTCAGCTAAGACAGCTTTAACACCGCCTTTTTTAAGGTAATTTTGGACACGGTTTTCAGCGTTTAACCCTGTTCTACGCAGCACCTTTGTTAGGGTTTCTTTTAACCACTCTTTATCCTCATTTGTCATGAGGCGTTTATCGCCATCATAACGGAACTGGGTAAGGATTTCCCCGTCTTTCATGGTGAATTTAATGCTTCTTTCAAGGTCGTCATCTTCCTCGATTAACCGAAAATATCCGTCTTCAGCTACTTTTGTTATTGTGCTATCATCAGTGGCAATTTCAAACTGTCCATCCCATTTGACCCGTATTTCATAGTCATCTTCTGACCAATTCAAGTTGCCTCTTGGGTGCTTTTTATCACCGCTCATGCTCATACTGACACTGGCTCTGTCAGAGAGGGTAGATTTTTGGGCTTTTGGTGCTTTTGGCGCTTCTGGTGCTTTTGGCGCTTCTGGTGCTTTTTGCGCTTCTGGTGCTTTTGGTGCTTTTGGTGCTTTTGGCGCTTCTGGTGATTTTGGCGCTTTTGGTGCTTTTGGTTCTTTTGGTGCTTTTGGGGCGCTCTGTCCATCCTCAGTTTGGCCCGAATGGGTGACTACTGATTTTGGCTCAATCTTTGCCGCTAAGCCGAAGGTTGGCATTGACATGGATGTGGCGATTAGACCTGCAACCATGCTGATTTTAATGAAAGAGGATGTGTTTTTAAAGTCGCTATCGTTCGCAGCAAGCAGTCTTTCCACTCTTGCTTTTAGTTTTGATTTGTCTTTAGCCATTGCTAGACCCCACTGTGGTTGTTTTCTATTTGTTATTTTTTTGGCACAG is a window from the Temperatibacter marinus genome containing:
- a CDS encoding transglycosylase SLT domain-containing protein, producing the protein MKKIVITAVLTSVLMGCAPTPPKSVTNSCVMLDDKSSWYKSLKKVRKEYGTPIHVLLAMMRQESSFKHNAKTPRKYILGFIPWGRQSTAYGYAQVKDMTWDWYQQRTGRKSADRDDFYDAVRFMGWYSTVSQRTLGISKWDAYNQYLAYHEGHGGWKRKSFNKKPWLLKVARKVEGYAQTYAVQLKGCEDDLDSGWWPF
- a CDS encoding M56 family metallopeptidase yields the protein MTYPFDSVELFLLLARFLGGSTLIFCLVLVIEKVGLLKNRDLADTAWKAAIIASFTLLIPISSEYAKEVTLTTSASSKIGEWILPQDDFTAQKLNIPKDFTLDAGPDILRIKEQAERDSTLSPQGNQDPLSSGSASSKSTIAFPRFLVLPSVLAGLGLLSLILTYGLAIKSLGKRERVRPEHRAFAILFTICERANIKRTPYLTWTSSIDSPLCLPSGEIVLPAWALEEAISTHELKGLIGHEVAHLKRNDPIILLILHALSRLFFLQPLFSLAQKRLADLAELAADEWASSHSDNPKSVAEALFTCAKKITNRKQPQWGLAMAKDKSKLKARVERLLAANDSDFKNTSSFIKISMVAGLIATSMSMPTFGLAAKIEPKSVVTHSGQTEDGQSAPKAPKEPKAPKAPKSPEAPKAPKAPKAPEAQKAPEAPKAPEAPKAPKAQKSTLSDRASVSMSMSGDKKHPRGNLNWSEDDYEIRVKWDGQFEIATDDSTITKVAEDGYFRLIEEDDDLERSIKFTMKDGEILTQFRYDGDKRLMTNEDKEWLKETLTKVLRRTGLNAENRVQNYLKKGGVKAVLAEMEQITDYALRKYTRALLEARKLKSKDVRGLIKVLSKIESDYEMRQTFGMLLTNYDLPKGSLPDVLKAAKKIESDYEMRQMITPLVTKKALDDNSFAILIELMETIESDYEMRQLFMSALNQKKISDKNLLRLLDMTIDKVSSDYEMRHIIEAIADRKDKSDRATEKAIVLLETLNSDYEFRQACMAIINSGGMTSTSWLLMIEALDQMKSDSELSRTLAAIASKAPRNDKINQALSRAAEKVNSSYEAKKVKKILERRKGQKT